A segment of the Panacibacter ginsenosidivorans genome:
AAAGTTTAATAGCAGCAATACAGTTTGGTACAAAAATTTCTATAAAAATAATTCCATAATTACAGTTTATGCGTTAGAAGTGTATTGCAATAACCTGCTGAGGGAACTGGCAAAGGAAAAAGGGATTTCGGGTAGGGCAATAATAAATTGTTACATTCAATAGTGGGGAATTTCCTGACAGCTAAGAACGAAAATGAATGAAATAGAAATATATAAATCGCCTGATAACAAAATTGAACTGCAGGTTAATCTTGAAAATGAAACGGTTTGGCTGTCCCAAAAACAAATGGCTGAATTGTTTGATAAAGATTCCAACACTATTGGCCTTCATCTCAAAAACATATATTCGGAGCAGGAGTTAATTGAAAAGTCAACTACCGAGTTTTTCTCGGTAGTTCAAACAGAGGGTAAAAGAAAGGTAACCAGGAATATAAAATACTTTAATCTTGATGCGATCATTTCCGTAGGCTACAGGGTAAATTCCAAACGTGGTACCCAATTCCGCCAGTGGGCCACTCAGCGCTTAAAAGATTATCCGGCAAACTTTAAAACAGCCGCTTGAATATGAATGAAATATTAATTTATAAAAGCCCTGAACATCAAACGGAAGTACAAGTTCAGTTTGATGGAGAAACTGTTTGGCTCAGTCAGATGCAAATGGCCTCTTTATTTAAACAAACAAAACAAAATATTAGTCTTCACATCAATAATTGCTATAAAGAAGGTGAGTTGCAAAAAAATTAACTGTCAAGGATTCCTTGACAGTTCAAAAGGAAGGAAAAAGAACCGTAAACCGAAAACTTGAACTATACAACCTGGACGTTATCATCTCTGTAGGTTACCGTGTAAAATCAAAGCAGGGCACTCAATTTCGCCAGTGGGCCACTCAGCGATTAAACGATTATTTAGTAAAAGGCTATGCTATCAACGAAAAGCGACTGGCGGAAGCGGAAAACCGTTTTAGCGAATTAAAGCAAGCCATTCAGTTGTTTGATAAAGTTGCACATGCAAAAGAAATTTCAGGCAGCGAAGCACAGGGCTTGTTAAAAGTATTAAATGATTTCACAACGGCACTGGATATCCTGGATAAATATGATCACCAGGCATTAAAGATCCAAAAATCAAAAAGTAAAGAAGTATTCCGCATTTCTTACAAAGAGGCAATAAAAGCTATTGAAGGTCTGAAAAATAAATTCGGCGGTTCTGCATTGTTTGGCAATGAAAAAGACAAATCCTTCAAAGGTTCGCTGAACGGCATTTATCAAACTTTTGATGGTAAAGATTTGTATCCTTCGGTAGAAGAAAAAGGGGCTCATCTTTTATATTTCGTAGTAAAAAATCATTCTTTTACAGATGGCAATAAACGCATTGCTGCATTTTTGTTTGTTTTTTGTTACGCTGCATACTTTGCATTTCATTCTTACGCCTTGATATGATCTCAGTACTACTGTGGTTTCAGAAGGGCTATATCTTAAAGAAAAGATGATCTTATGCAGATAAAACTACAGGTGAATAATAAAATATTCAGCTCAATACCTGCACAATAATTGCATCATCTGGCTTACATACTCTTTAAGAATATTGATCGCTGCTTTTTCTGGTGCATAGTATTTAATACGTAAACTTTCTGCAGAGATACAATTGCTCTTTTTTGTTTGCAGGATCGCTGCGGCTTTACTGGTAAGTTGCGTAATATTATTGCGTTCTGCAATAACACCGCTCTCAACCAGCAATCGCATAAACAATGCAAGTTGAGGTACAGAAAGATTGGTTTGCAAAATGCTGTCGGTATCTTTTGATAAAAGCTTTGCCGGATGAGCGTATGACGGAATAGAGAATGATGGGAGATTAGTAAAATACGCACACAGAAATACATTTAGTTTATTGGTTTCTTCAATGGCGTAATCATACAATTCAGCCTGGTTGTTGAAAGCTTGATGATCAGCTGAGACCGCCAATTCTTTATAAGTCGAAAGGGTATGCACAATATGATACAATGATATTTTTAAAGCATGCAGCATATAGGCTGCCTGTTGCTCATTTTGTGCAGTGGCTAAGTAATCACAAAGCGCAAAAGGAATTTGTTCAAATAATTTTAATAGTGCAATTTTTAAAGAGGAAATACCCTCAGTTGTATCTGGTATACAACTTTTGTCATTCGACATAAGCGTGCTGCCCAAAGCAAGGGTCAACCCCTCAAGAGGGTATTGCATAGTTATTGGATTTGGTTGAAAAAATTATCTGGCTAATCTATTCTGTACAAATAATTCTTTATGGCATAAATAACAACACCTGCTATTGTGTTCACATTCATTTTCTCTAATATCTTTTGCCTGTACCCTTCTACTGTTCGCGTACCTAAATGCACCAGCTTCCCTATCTCTTCACTCTTCTTTCCTTCACAGATATATCTTATGATCTCAATTTCCTTTTCCGAAAAAATGGGTTTATTAATTCTGTCGTAAGGATTAAAATTACTTTTTGCAATAAGCTTTGTCAGGGCCATTTCTGTAGACCTGCAATAGTAAGGATATCCCTCATGCACTTTTTTTATAGCTTCTGCAATTTCTCCTTTCGCAGCATTTTTAACAACATATCCTAATGCGCCTGCCTCGAGTGCATTCACGATCATCTGTGAGTTACTGAAAGTGGAAAGCACCAGGCATTTATAAGGAATCTCTTGTTTGGTAAGAATTGAAATAGCTTTTACGCCATCTACTTCCGGCATCATGATATCTACCAGAACAACATGTGGTTTCAATGCCTCAGCGCATGTTATGAGTTCCGCCCCGTTACTGGCTTCTCCAATTACTTTTATGGTGCCATCCTTTTCCAGCATGGCCCTCAAACCATCCCTGAATAATTCATGATCATCTCCTACCACAATGTTGATCGTTTTACTCATCCTTTGGTATTTCAATAGTATAATGCGTTCCCTGTTCCGGAGCAGTTTCCAGGAACATCTTTCCTTTTAATAATTGGGTTCGGGCTTGGATATTCAGAAGCCCTAACCCTTTTTGGCGACGCGAAATAGCTTGCTTGTCAAATCCTTTCCCATTATCGTACACTTCAATATATTGAGCATGTTTGCTCTCATACATCATCACTTTTATCTCTGTTGCCTTGGCATGCTTTACAGAATTACTCAGCGCTTCCTGTATGATTCGGAAAAAATGAATTGTCTTTTCCTTCTCCACATGTGTAAGTTCGTAAACATAATGCACGGTAAATTTTTTGCCCTGCTTTAAAAGGTTGATAAACTCATCAAGGCTGCTGCGAAGCCCTTTCGTTTCCAGCAGCATGGGCATAAGATCGTATGATAGTTGCCTTATCTTCAGCATCATCTCATCAATAATAGCCTCCGCTTCACTTATTAGTAAAAGATCATCGTTCTCCTTTAACTCCAGGCTTTGAAGTTTGTATTTAATAACAGAAACATAAGCCCCGAATTCATCATGTAATTCTGAAGCCATCCTCGAACGCTCCTGTTCAAGCATTAGTACATCTGCGCGTATTTGGGCATCTTGTAACTTGTTTATTCTTTTTTGATACTTAAACAATGTCATCACAAAGAAACCAACTACACCGGCAAATACACAGAACGCTAATAATATCGTAATATAAATGGTTGCTTCCTGGGAAAACATAAAATGCCCGTCATAAATAATATATTGCATACACCATTTACTACCGACAGGGTAAACCATAAGTAGTAGTAAAATATTTTATCGAGTCCAAGATCAAAAAGATTAAAAACTTCTGCAAAAGTTTTAAATCCAAAATAAAGTGACAACGCAATACAAATAATGCAAATGGGTTGTGCATCATGTCTGCCTCTTTCCAGAATTACTATTCTGTTTATTTGATCGATCGCTAACAAAGCCACTCCCAGCGAATAAGCAATTCTGAATATTGAATTATTGTTATCAGGATGATGCAAAAAAATATTATCTGAGATCCAGATCATAAAGCCTGCTGAAATAATCAGGTAAAAGAAATTTGTTTTCAGGCTCCCCCAACACTTGAATTGGTAGCATAGTAATATAAATTCCAACAGCACATAAATGTTTCCATTAAGTGCATTTGGCTTCCCCTGCAAAATCAGAAAAAGGCTGAGTAATTCATTGAAGCTGGCTAACCATAGCAACAGTAAAAAAGGAGCCGCTGCTGTTTTGAAAAGTTTGAAACGGTAAACCGCAGCAAATGCAGCAAAAAGTACACTTAGGTTTAATATCTCATGAATGCTGAAAGCAGTCATTAACTATGTATTTAAGGGTGATGAGGGTGGGCAATACTGTGGACACCTGAACCCGTCCTCTAAAATAAGCGTTTCTGTTGAATCTATCTCATTTGTGTCGCTTTCGGAGAGAATATCTTCGTTTTCACTGTTTGCCACTACCAGTATCGCATCCACTTCTCCCGAGGCTTTCATACCATAGTAAACACGCAGGTAAGCAGCATCAACATGAGACAATAAGGCTAGCACGGATGATTTTTCGAATGTCTCGCAAATAGGAAATGCTGCCGGGCGGTTGGCGCGATAAAGTGTGGTCATATCAATTGCCTGTTGCAAACTGATAGAATGTTGGATAGAATTTTCGCTCATATAAATTACGTTTTTAGTACACGCAAACTAATC
Coding sequences within it:
- a CDS encoding virulence RhuM family protein gives rise to the protein MNEIEIYKSPDNKIELQVNLENETVWLSQKQMAELFDKDSNTIGLHLKNIYSEQELIEKSTTEFFSVVQTEGKRKVTRNIKYFNLDAIISVGYRVNSKRGTQFRQWATQRLKDYPANFKTAA
- a CDS encoding response regulator transcription factor codes for the protein MSKTINIVVGDDHELFRDGLRAMLEKDGTIKVIGEASNGAELITCAEALKPHVVLVDIMMPEVDGVKAISILTKQEIPYKCLVLSTFSNSQMIVNALEAGALGYVVKNAAKGEIAEAIKKVHEGYPYYCRSTEMALTKLIAKSNFNPYDRINKPIFSEKEIEIIRYICEGKKSEEIGKLVHLGTRTVEGYRQKILEKMNVNTIAGVVIYAIKNYLYRID
- a CDS encoding sensor histidine kinase translates to MQYIIYDGHFMFSQEATIYITILLAFCVFAGVVGFFVMTLFKYQKRINKLQDAQIRADVLMLEQERSRMASELHDEFGAYVSVIKYKLQSLELKENDDLLLISEAEAIIDEMMLKIRQLSYDLMPMLLETKGLRSSLDEFINLLKQGKKFTVHYVYELTHVEKEKTIHFFRIIQEALSNSVKHAKATEIKVMMYESKHAQYIEVYDNGKGFDKQAISRRQKGLGLLNIQARTQLLKGKMFLETAPEQGTHYTIEIPKDE
- a CDS encoding type II toxin-antitoxin system death-on-curing family toxin, giving the protein MFGNEKDKSFKGSLNGIYQTFDGKDLYPSVEEKGAHLLYFVVKNHSFTDGNKRIAAFLFVFCYAAYFAFHSYALI